One genomic window of bacterium includes the following:
- a CDS encoding AraC family ligand binding domain-containing protein, translating into MLTFIETDQVERKTIGKGLGEAAEIVGPEICGASKVRGVLRWLGPGERIEAAPLSNAHQLLYLMEGQGIIEFEGKPHEIGAGGGIYLGPGEGAQMRQAGAGKLKVFHVTVPPA; encoded by the coding sequence GTGCTGACGTTTATCGAAACCGATCAGGTCGAGCGGAAAACCATCGGGAAAGGCTTGGGCGAGGCCGCCGAGATCGTCGGGCCGGAGATTTGCGGGGCGAGCAAGGTGAGAGGCGTTTTGCGCTGGCTCGGCCCCGGCGAGCGGATCGAAGCTGCGCCGCTCTCGAATGCCCACCAGCTCCTCTACCTGATGGAAGGGCAGGGAATCATCGAGTTCGAAGGGAAGCCGCACGAGATCGGCGCGGGCGGCGGCATCTACCTCGGCCCCGGCGAGGGGGCGCAGATGCGCCAGGCCGGCGCGGGCAAGCTCAAGGTGTTTCACGTGACCGTACCGCCCGCCTAG
- a CDS encoding cupin domain-containing protein, producing MAYIFHQDELPKLVSESPGRERIFFVSDELADTKAVLAGIIRYKKGTASPYHYHENCDHFYFLLEGTGTVETEEGPHPVKAGTLVFIPAEEKHRLRASEDSVHFELQAPNQFKTTILEGTDADLRWKKVDGKVWIQS from the coding sequence ATGGCTTACATTTTTCATCAGGATGAACTCCCGAAGTTGGTCTCGGAGTCTCCCGGAAGGGAGCGGATCTTCTTCGTGAGCGATGAACTGGCTGACACGAAGGCGGTGCTGGCCGGGATTATCCGCTACAAGAAGGGAACCGCCTCTCCCTATCACTATCACGAGAACTGCGACCATTTTTACTTCCTGCTCGAGGGGACGGGGACGGTCGAGACCGAGGAGGGCCCCCACCCGGTGAAGGCCGGGACGCTCGTTTTCATCCCGGCCGAGGAGAAGCACCGCCTCCGGGCGAGCGAGGATTCGGTCCACTTCGAACTTCAGGCGCCCAATCAGTTCAAGACGACGATTCTCGAGGGAACAGACGCCGACCTCAGATGGAAGAAGGTGGACGGCAAGGTCTGGATCCAATCGTAG
- the ispF gene encoding 2-C-methyl-D-erythritol 2,4-cyclodiphosphate synthase, producing MMRVGVGYDVHRFEAGRPLILGGVEIPFEKGLAGHSDADVLAHAVCDALLGAAALGDIGGHFPDTDSRYAGADSMALLREVAALVQGKGFRPHNVDAVVVAERPKLAPHIGAMRERLAGAIGLSLEYVSVKATTSERLGFAGREEGIAAQAVCTLLETSG from the coding sequence ATGATGCGGGTGGGGGTGGGCTACGACGTGCACCGCTTCGAGGCGGGCAGGCCCCTGATTCTGGGCGGGGTGGAGATACCCTTCGAGAAGGGCCTCGCCGGACACTCCGACGCCGATGTCCTCGCCCATGCCGTGTGCGATGCCCTTTTGGGCGCCGCCGCCCTGGGCGATATCGGAGGCCACTTTCCCGACACCGACTCCCGCTACGCCGGGGCCGACAGCATGGCGCTCTTGCGCGAGGTGGCGGCCCTGGTTCAGGGGAAGGGGTTTCGCCCCCACAATGTGGATGCCGTGGTGGTGGCCGAGCGGCCCAAGCTCGCGCCCCACATCGGCGCGATGCGCGAGCGGCTGGCCGGGGCGATCGGCCTCTCCCTTGAGTATGTAAGCGTCAAAGCGACCACCAGCGAGCGGCTCGGGTTCGCCGGCCGGGAAGAAGGCATCGCCGCCCAGGCGGTCTGCACCCTCCTTGAAACTTCCGGGTAA